The Gossypium hirsutum isolate 1008001.06 chromosome D06, Gossypium_hirsutum_v2.1, whole genome shotgun sequence genome contains the following window.
CCGGCTCACTAATGGCAAGCTTACTATTTAGAAATCTCTTAGACTTGCCACGTGCCTTCTCACGGATGGGGAATAATAATATCCCCTTTCCAATCGAGAGGTACCTCCTATTGAATTAAGCCTGATTATAATCATCATTTATGTGATAAAAAAACTCACAGACGAATTTTGTTTGCACAAGTTTTAAGCTCTTGAGAGAATATTGGAGGGAACTACATAGTTGattatttatatgaatatataagTGTTGGacaatctatactattatttatatgaaTAACTGGTTTGCATAACTGTGCAATGCACAAGTTAATtgcatttataaattaaaatatattaaataaaaattttatacaaattattagaaaaaatttagttttgtaaaattgtttgttaaaaaattttcaaaatatttaactaaatttaacaataattaaaaaatattaacaattaaaaagaaattcTAAAAAATCATGAAGTTATTAAAATTACTTTTAGTATTAAGGGTGttgaatatataattttataaaaatacttaaataaaaaataataaatgtaacATTTGTTACCCGAGAAACCCGAGTAATGAATGTTACATTTGGCACCGAACATTCCTTACAATATCAAATACTTATAATTTAGACCTTTATCAAGATCACATACACTTTTTAGAGCATATTTAGACTaacaataaagtttaattccATTCCAAACTCGTTTCAAGTCTGTTTTAACCCAAGTTTATATGTCTCGAGATAATGTCATGTTACTGTAGAACTTTAGCTTCAAAGTTGTCCTGTTTCAAGACAAATGAATGTATGTCTCAAAACAAATGAGCTTATGTATTGAGATAAAATCCAATGTCTCGAGACATGACCCTAATACTGTAGCTTTTTTAGCTTTGAAGTTATTGTGTCTCGAGACACATTTAGTATGTCTCGAGACCTAGGACAGaggacttgaaattctattttcaAACACATCTAAACCATACCAAAATTGTCCATGGTCATTCAAAACAATAGTCAAAGCTCATAAACTACGTAATACCTCATATTTACCTTTCGAAACACATTAAACTCAATATTAGAACAACTAGGCACTTTCTTTCTTACTTCATTAATTCATCCATGTACATGTCATACTCTATACCATGAAATTTATTTCATATCCCTTTTCTTCCAAGTCTTCATGAAGTGATGAGATGTGTCAAGATCGCTACTGCGAACGAGAACTTCAATCTAATCTTTCACCTACGCGTTGAAAATTAACACATTAATCTCGTAAGAGCTTAATAAGTACCCATGAATTTAGATCTtaccattttctatttttatttaacacaaacattattactattataattcatGAATATAtcttaataatcaataaattattccatatttacaaaattcactaatactttaattcactaattttatcatttcacgGATTAACAGAAATGAAAcctttatcaaaaatcacttttgaTGACTTTTTTAGCTCATGATAGGCACATTTGAACCAGATAGATACAAAGAACATATCACGATACACGAAGCACAAAAGTCCTAGAAACAAGGCACCAAAGTGCATAATAGAACaggaggcaccgaagtgcaatatCACGAACATCACGAATAACACAAGAGCGCTCAGGTTTCTATGGCATGTCAATTATATCTACGAAATTCAATGCTAATCCATATAGGCACTCGAAAATCACTGAATTTACAATAATTAATCACAAATACTTTATTCCACGATTTTCATGATTTCATTACACTTTCGCATTTCTTTCATTCTAGTTTACTATTTAATATTATACGAACATTTAATTTCGAATATTAAAACTTTTAAGAGCATTTTCTTTACACTTCCATTCCATGACTAACTACGATCTTTATTCATATTAGTATTGATTTcacgattttcacaatttaactacACTTTTgcatttcttcaatttagtctttatttttccACAATTTAAAGAACAATTGTAATTTCATTTAGTATAATCAAGAAACTTTATTTAGTAAATTCTTAATTCACAATAcacattatattttatattctttacATCTTTTTCACTTATCAAATAATAACACATAAAACTTTCAcgtacttttcaatttagtcatatttAACATGAAATTCAATATTCACTATCACATAGCACTTTAATCCATTAGTTCATcataatatcttatttcacatgTCTAATTTATATGTTGTTCACTTTTCTACCCATTTTGACTGcccaaaattcataattttcaccATCGATGACAAGAATTTAAACATTGTTATAGATTATGCTTGTGGAAgtcattattaattttattttcacacaCTCACTTTGTAAGAATCTctagctcttgataccactttGTTGGAGAGATTTTGGAAATGATGAAGGGAAAAGACACTCAACATGGAATGAATACCTTATTCATATCATATTCTCTCTCTCTTACTTTCTTACAAGGGCTTCGTCGCTTACAACctttatataattgttttatgTGACTATTAGTTTCAATACATACATCTGATATAATTAATGTATACCTAGTACATACATGCATCTTAGATAAATACATTCATGCATGTTAATTAAATGCCTATTAGATTCCCTAGATCCATCCTTTCTAAACACATTGATTACATGCACACAGTCATGACATCACATTATCCAACATCACTACTGACAAGAAAAATAAGACAGATGAGAAGGTGAATGATCATGTCTTACCTGGTTAATTAACTCTAATAGAGGTGAGATTTAGGCTCAAGTATGCTTATGCAATGCTTTTCACTTCAATGGTGAAACTTTGTCAGCTTCTTCTACATATTGAGGTAGTAAGGTGGGTCTACGCTTTTCCCAGAATATAACTTCTGGTGAGGGATTAAAATCATCTAGCTGGGATGCCTTCATTTCATggcaaatgaaattttgttgagaataagataaaaataaagggtaaattattcaatttcatatatatttgaaacatAATGGAAACCATTTTTGCACCCGTAAAAATTTAAGTAAAGAGTAGAGAGTGGATAAATACCTCATCAGATTTAGCATGCACAGTCAATGTTAAATAATCCACAGTGAAACTTGTGATCATCTTGAAACATTGCTTAACATCAAGCAAATCCAAACATGGGAATTCCATATGATAACCTGCAAGACCGAAGCTCTCGAGCCTTGGCAAATTTTCAAGTATTATTTGCTTTACATGAGGAAATACCATTTTCTTCTCCAACTGAGGACCTTGTGACGATGATGTCGAAATGTCATCATTGGCAATTATTTGCTTCAAATTCTCACACGCCTTTATTTTCAGAATACTTAAATGTGGAAAATGTGGAATGAAAGTCGCTGGAAAGATGTATGTCAAACAATTGGAGTCATAAACTGCTAGTTCTCTAAGATTGGTTTCAAAATGGATGGGACCTTTCCAAATATCTCGTAGCCAAATCATATTAGAAAGCTGCATTTTCTCTAGATTTGATATGAAATATGCACCTTGAAGCTGAAACAGTTGTTCAAAGTTGCCTAGGGTCATATATTCGAAATTTGTTGATCTTTGTCTCAACCGAGTGTTTACCATATTGCATGGCTCGACATCTTCACCATCTATACTTTTCGTACAGAAGGTCAACTCCTGCATAAAAGCAAGGGCAAGTGTTATTCCATTATAATATCAACTGAGTACGTATAGCACTCTCATATTTGGCTCTTTTACGTAAAATCATGTAAAAGTTTTTAATAAATTGTGCCTACAGGACTCTTTTTCTATACTTTTGAAGAAAAttagatttaataaaattcaaacaGATATGAAATGCAAGTTTATTGTATGATATCACCTCATTTAAGAAGTATACTTCTGTATAGAAATTTTAGCATACTAtatgatttaaaaaatttaaatcacgCTATATGGTTTATCCTTTGCGGTAGACATAACCAATagaaatgaaattgaaaacaCACTGGAATAATCATGTGATTAATCACACAAGTatctaaagtaaaaataaaaaaaaccaaaggaATTAAGAGAGAGTAAAAGAAAAAGTACCTTTAATGGATCACACTTGTTAACTTCTTTTTGAAAGACAAAATTCGTAAATGCTGAACATAATTCCTTGATAATTAAAATTTCCAAAGCTGGTGCTTGGACAAAATTATTTCCAGCAACAAAACCTCTCACGTTTCTTAATTTAACAAGTTGTACCTTTTGTAGACAAGGAAAACCTTGAGTCAAAGCAAGTGGGAAGACATATTCTAGACTTGGGCATTTTACTATCTCCACGGTTTTCAAGTTTGGCAAGCAAAGTTTGTTCGGTTCAGTGTCAGTTTCCAACTCCATCAGAACACTTTTTAGTTTATCACAATCATGTATCTTGAGTTCTTCCAACGACCTTAGGGTTTGAACGACGGATATTGAGAAGATAGATGTCAATTTGTTGCAATGGGTTATTTCTAAAACCTTTAGGCTTTGGAGATTGACACAATGGGTGGGGCCTTGAACTATCCTTCTCAAATACGGTAAACGCTTTAACTGCAACTGCTCCAAATTTAAAAGTAGTTGTGGTGCTTGATTTTCTTCTCTATTATAAAGGCCTTCATCAATTCGGAAGACTTCAGACATACCAGAGTAACTAACTCTCAAATCTTTAAGGTTTTGTAAGATACCCATCTTTGCTTGTGATTTATCAACCAGGCATTCACCACCCCACCAATGGTAAATGTCAAGGGAAGTTAATCCATCTGGATGTCTTGAATGTACATCTGGAATGAGATTTGTATTGCATGACAATTCCTTGAATACGTACAATCCATTCCCCTAATCATAATTCATCACATAAATACAaatgaaaaatcacaaaacaaaaataatgaaGGAACCAATTAGATATTGGATACTAATATGATAACAGATTGGGATACCAATTAAGTCATTAATTCAATCATATAACTAGAAGAACAAACACACTACCTGTACATGACTTGAAAGAATAGCATCAATTTTATTCTTGATTTTGCAATCAATTTCTCTCAATTTTGGCCTTTTTTAATTacctttttaaaatatatgttaattaaatcataataaaatacatatggTTTAGAACATTCAATTTTATATAAACAGTTAAAAATTTCTACACATAATTATTTTTTGCTATTAAttagaaaaaatcaaataaaataatatttatgtggAAAATAGAAATATCTTTATAAACTTGGCTTAAGATAAAATATTTGAAGACGCATTTTAATATCTAATCAACAGAAtgaaaatcaaataaagaaaagaaaaagagaaagaaatgtaCCTTTAATGTCAGTTGCTTGTTAACTTGTTGAATGTGGAAGTTCATCACTTTAGGACACTCGTAAGCTTCTAAGCTTTTCAAAGCTGGTGCCTTGACAAAAAAGTTTTCTGGGACAAAACTAGTCAAGTTTTCTAACCCTGAAAGTCGTAGATATTGTAGACTAGGAAGGAGCATGATACCATGATGTTCAACTCCATCTTGTTCTTTTGGCATGCTGAATACATGCTTTAATTCATCACAACCAAAGACCGAAATCGATGCAAGAGCCGGAAGACCTTGAGCCAAAGTGATTGGCAGAACATATTCTAGCTTTGAACACAAACGGATGTAAAGAGTTTTCAGTTTCGGCAAGCAGAAAGGAGGAAAACAGCTGTCTGATCTTATTCCACCATCATTTGCCATTACCGAGAAAAGGGTTCTCAATTCACGACAGAATTCTATCGTGAGTTCTTCTAAAAACACTAGGCCTTGAGTAACCGAAGGTGAGAAGAGTATTTCTAATTTTCTGCACCCTTTTATGTTTACAACCTTAAGACTTTGGAGGAAACCTTGTGGAGGGTGGTGACCTTTGCATAAGGTTTCGAAACCAAACATATCTTCTAGACTTAATCTCTTTAAATTAGTGAATACAAAAATTGGCCCATTCCCTGTTGTGATATCAACCAAGCATTCAAGATCCTTGCAATCCCTGAGTTGAAGGGACGTTAATCCATTTAGTCCGTCTCCCTTTGCATCTGGAACCAGATTATGATCCTCAATTGCATAGTGTACTTCAAGGTGTTTTGCACTGCTGAATGATTCCTTGAATGTTGATAATCGAACCTCCTAATTATAATTCATCAcgtaattaaaaaagaaattatatatatgctGGTTAGTAATAAATACTTATTAAACTAAGGATTAATTGGTTTTAAATGTGTGTTCACTACACGCATAAAACTTAAGTGAATAAACAAAATcaaggagaaaaagaaagtaCCTTGAAGCAAGCCTTCTCAAcgtctaaatgaacaaatgaatcAGTTAACAAAGGGCAAGCCGACACTGAAAACTGCATCAAAGGTTTCGAAAACTGCAGTTGTTGGAGCACAACATCATTTTCCACCCTTCCTTCTTTAGGTCTGACCACTTGTTTTAATTGAGGGCAACGATGAATAGCAAGAGTTTCTAGTAGTGGAAGCCCTTGCGGTGCCATCAAAGTTGGAAAAATATACACCAAACCACAACAGTTTCCTATGTAGAGTTCCCTTAAATTTGGGAAACACAAAGAATTATGAGAATTGATGCTTGACGATATTTTTTCATCACCTTCCATTTCTGTAACTATTTGCTTCAATCTAGGACAGTTAGATATCTCAAGGATTTCTAAGAGCACCAAACTTTGAGCAAGAGAAAGTGGGAAGAGTGATTTCAAACTTGGACAATTTGTTATCCTCAAATCAACTAAACCTTTAAGCCTTACATGTTGGGTTGGCAATTCCCCAATACAACTCAAGTTAGACAAATTATGCAAATATAACAGCTTCAAATTTGAGAGCCTCAAACTTTTATCAATCAAGCATTCCAGAAACTTATCTATGTTATCTGACACTTCAAAAGACTCTAAATTCTCAGGCAAGAGAGAAACTACATTCAAAAGAATCGGTCCCTTAATTTTCCATGATTTTTCCGTAATGGAAAAAAGATCACATTTAAGTTTATAAGGATCCACTACGGATATATCATATCTTTCCAATTTAGGAAACACGACGTCACCCGTAAAATGATCTAATGATAACCTCAAGGATAATGCAGTCAACCTAGATAAGAAATTTATCTGGACAAGTATATCAACAATTGTCTCACAAATGTTTGAACCTTTTAGATATAGCTCCTCTAGCTTTGATAACCTTTGAATGACGTTAGGGGGAAATCTGGAGCGAAATGTACAATCAGTTAAATCCAATATCTTCAGATTTTCCAACCTCCATAATTCATTTGACAAACCCTCGAATCCTAAACCACGCAAACTAAGAACCTCAAGTGTCCTTAGGTTTCTAAGGAATGAGAAGTCCTCAAAATTTTCCAAACGTAGAGCACGAAGTTTTGGTAGAGAAGTAAGAGCATACAAGGAAATCATCCCCACAGGACAATGTTTGCCAGCTGTAAGACTTAacgctttcaattctttcatccATTGAAAACATGTACCTTGAACATCACAGTTCTTAAGCAACAAGATCTCAAGGTTCGAAGGTATCAATCTCCCAGGAAGTTTTTTTTCTTCAATGTTCAGCAATGAGATCGCTCTACAAGGTTCAAAGCTTTCATTTAGTAACTCCAATCTAGATTTGATCATAAATCCACTTTCTTCTTCGGATGCAATCCATAGAGCAACATCACGGACTAAATCATGTAACTTAATGTACCTAATCAAGCCAAAACAAAAGTGAATATgttgaataatattttttattatacaatatttagaaatttaaaagataaaGAAACAAGAAAAGGAACAATAGgaggaaaaaataataaaaaatgcaaaagcaaaatttcaaatttacctATAGCATATATCTTGGTTATGTTTTGTATGATATAAAATCTTGGAAACAAAGATGCGGAAAATTTTGTCTTAGCAAAGGACAGGCAGGCTTAATAGGTAGAACTAGATGTCCTGTTTACCAATGTTGTTTTCTTAACAAGTTTATACCTCCGATGAATCACAATCAAGGGAGCTGACAGGGGTGGAGGCAGGTAGGGGATTTGGATCCAAAATGGAAAAATTGTAGTTTAGTccttgcaaaaattgtaaaattataaactaataaaatggaaaaattacatttttccccccACCCAAATGAAATTGTTGTACTTCAGTccttacaaaaaaatataaaaaatggtaGTTTAAATTCCAGGAAGCTAATCCCTCTTgtcttttagatttaaaaatgcaagtccaattgttatttcttttattaaatttgagtTCATTgtgtccttttttattttttatttatttttttttttttgtatttcaaaatgtaatcttaataaatttaacagaaAACTTTTAACAGTGTTAGcaattgaaattgaatttttaaatccaaaaagtaagggactaaattcttggaAATAGAAGTAAGGGACCAAATTCGAAAcgtgcaaaagtttagggacttagAGAATATTTGAACCATTagtaaaatatcatattttatatattcatattttaatattttgaaaatattttaaatttaaaaactaaaatatattatcTATAAATAAAGAATATTTCTCAAGCTCAACCAAAGGAGGGTCTGTTTGAGTTTCATTGAGCTTGTGGACTAAGCTAGATAATTCTACCTAGTGTTTTAGACATTTCTACTTATTAGAATACTAAAAATACCAGCTCGTGAAAGGGGATCATACCATTGCGTATCTTTTAATAATAGACAAGAATCTTTGAGGTAATCAATGGCTTCCAAGACTTGAATCCTCACTTCTTCAACTGAGTCAAGCTTGCCATATAACTCCAATGCCCAAGCATATCGCACCAAGTCTTCCACATCAATTGAGTGATCCTCCGGATATAAAGCACACAATAAGAAGCATCGCTTGGTCACCTCCTTCTTCAAGTACTCGTAGCTCATCTTAATACACATATAGGCATTTTTTTCTTCCTCTTCAATGTTCCCAATTTCCATTAATCTACTACTCTCAAGTTTTTTGCGAGCTAGTTCCCATCCTTTCTGAGTTTTAGTACCTTTTAAAGACCTTCCGAGTGTTACAATCGCTACAGGTAGACCATTACATTCTTTT
Protein-coding sequences here:
- the LOC107901149 gene encoding uncharacterized protein, encoding MPESFFIDAATNAVGTLMVDYLVKPIERRVRYLFGFHKIVQELHEQQNNLNREQTRIQEDIKEAKLNIQTQVIEKYVEDWLTDATNALNNVQNLEARIEENKRCFRWCPNWSWRYQLSKSMDEEILAIIKLVNNSKFERIGHRAELPGLEFFTSKGLVASKSSTTAFNKIMKALKDAEIYKIGVWGMGGVGKTTLVKEVGNKVKGFGQPVMVVVSKIPDIGEIQNKIADGIHLKFEKTTKDERAKELWCRLKEGKFIIILDDLWNEWNDDEDFRKIGIPLVENGKGCKIILTTRRWTVCKSMECQVTIQIDVLDDDEAWALFKMNANLDENVSRNIIEEAEKIVKECNGLPVAIVTLGRSLKGTKTQKGWELARKKLESSRLMEIGNIEEEEKNAYMCIKMSYEYLKKEVTKRCFLLCALYPEDHSIDVEDLVRYAWALELYGKLDSVEEVRIQVLEAIDYLKDSCLLLKDTQWYIKLHDLVRDVALWIASEEESGFMIKSRLELLNESFEPCRAISLLNIEEKKLPGRLIPSNLEILLLKNCDVQGTCFQWMKELKALSLTAGKHCPVGMISLYALTSLPKLRALRLENFEDFSFLRNLRTLEVLSLRGLGFEGLSNELWRLENLKILDLTDCTFRSRFPPNVIQRLSKLEELYLKGSNICETIVDILVQINFLSRLTALSLRLSLDHFTGDVVFPKLERYDISVVDPYKLKCDLFSITEKSWKIKGPILLNVVSLLPENLESFEVSDNIDKFLECLIDKSLRLSNLKLLYLHNLSNLSCIGELPTQHVRLKGLVDLRITNCPSLKSLFPLSLAQSLVLLEILEISNCPRLKQIVTEMEGDEKISSSINSHNSLCFPNLRELYIGNCCGLVYIFPTLMAPQGLPLLETLAIHRCPQLKQVVRPKEGRVENDVVLQQLQFSKPLMQFSVSACPLLTDSFVHLDVEKACFKEVRLSTFKESFSSAKHLEVHYAIEDHNLVPDAKGDGLNGLTSLQLRDCKDLECLVDITTGNGPIFVFTNLKRLSLEDMFGFETLCKGHHPPQGFLQSLKVVNIKGCRKLEILFSPSVTQGLVFLEELTIEFCRELRTLFSVMANDGGIRSDSCFPPFCLPKLKTLYIRLCSKLEYVLPITLAQGLPALASISVFGCDELKHVFSMPKEQDGVEHHGIMLLPSLQYLRLSGLENLTSFVPENFFVKAPALKSLEAYECPKVMNFHIQQVNKQLTLKGNGLYVFKELSCNTNLIPDVHSRHPDGLTSLDIYHWWGGECLVDKSQAKMGILQNLKDLRVSYSGMSEVFRIDEGLYNREENQAPQLLLNLEQLQLKRLPYLRRIVQGPTHCVNLQSLKVLEITHCNKLTSIFSISVVQTLRSLEELKIHDCDKLKSVLMELETDTEPNKLCLPNLKTVEIVKCPSLEYVFPLALTQGFPCLQKVQLVKLRNVRGFVAGNNFVQAPALEILIIKELCSAFTNFVFQKEVNKCDPLKELTFCTKSIDGEDVEPCNMVNTRLRQRSTNFEYMTLGNFEQLFQLQGAYFISNLEKMQLSNMIWLRDIWKGPIHFETNLRELAVYDSNCLTYIFPATFIPHFPHLSILKIKACENLKQIIANDDISTSSSQGPQLEKKMVFPHVKQIILENLPRLESFGLAGYHMEFPCLDLLDVKQCFKMITSFTVDYLTLTVHAKSDEASQLDDFNPSPEVIFWEKRRPTLLPQYVEEADKVSPLK